Proteins encoded by one window of Chryseobacterium aquaeductus:
- the truA gene encoding tRNA pseudouridine(38-40) synthase TruA codes for MRYFIEFSYNGKNYFGYQIQPKEISVQEELERALSTILRESIKTTGAGRTDTGVHAKKMFAHFETEQTLSDQLSHKLNSFLPADISVKRIFKVKDDFHARFDATFRTYEYYISLDKNPFTQDSAWQLWRRNIDVKKMNDACKILFEYEDFTSFAKLHTDNKTNLCKMYKAEWEQHGSELKFTVSANRFLRNMVRAIVGTMVEVGSGKMQPEDLRKVIENKNRNSAGTSAPAHGLFLVDVGYEFE; via the coding sequence TTGAGGTATTTTATAGAATTTTCATACAACGGCAAAAATTATTTTGGCTATCAGATTCAGCCCAAAGAAATTTCTGTACAAGAGGAGTTAGAAAGAGCACTTTCTACCATTTTGCGCGAATCTATCAAAACTACAGGAGCCGGACGAACCGACACAGGAGTTCATGCCAAGAAGATGTTTGCTCATTTTGAAACCGAACAAACGCTTAGTGATCAATTATCTCACAAACTCAATAGTTTTCTTCCGGCTGATATTTCTGTGAAGAGAATTTTTAAGGTGAAAGATGATTTTCATGCAAGGTTTGACGCTACTTTTAGAACGTACGAATATTATATTTCTTTAGATAAAAATCCTTTTACGCAAGATTCTGCGTGGCAACTCTGGAGAAGAAATATTGATGTGAAAAAGATGAACGATGCCTGTAAAATTCTTTTTGAATATGAAGATTTTACCAGTTTTGCAAAACTGCACACCGACAACAAAACCAATCTCTGCAAAATGTATAAAGCAGAATGGGAACAACACGGAAGCGAATTGAAATTTACCGTTTCTGCCAATAGATTTTTAAGAAACATGGTAAGAGCAATCGTAGGAACAATGGTTGAAGTGGGATCCGGGAAAATGCAACCTGAAGATCTCAGAAAAGTCATTGAAAACAAAAACAGAAACTCTGCAGGAACTTCTGCACCCGCTCACGGACTTTTTTTGGTGGATGTGGGATATGAATTTGAGTGA
- a CDS encoding DUF3575 domain-containing protein: MKKLLLFASCLLISKVGAQEIITSDVSTVPEDKMNIIKTNITGYAFRNINLSYERSINRWFAVNVGFGTVAEGKVPFMNAFLNEEDEKDFQNLKIKATNFTIEPRFYIGEGYGKGFYFAPYYRYSKVSTNTFDFNYDYTAFGTTVPIPLKGLGDAKGNSGGLMVGAQFFLNKQHSFVLDFWIAGAHYGSGRGDFSLTSDIVLTPEMQAQLKQEIENLDIPFVDYTVETNPNGARVKVDGPWAGFRSGFSLGYRF, from the coding sequence ATGAAAAAACTACTACTATTTGCTTCCTGCCTTCTAATTTCAAAAGTTGGTGCACAAGAAATCATCACTTCAGATGTGAGCACAGTTCCGGAAGATAAAATGAATATTATCAAAACCAACATTACGGGATATGCTTTCAGAAATATCAATTTATCTTACGAAAGATCAATCAATCGCTGGTTTGCTGTCAATGTAGGCTTCGGAACGGTAGCGGAAGGAAAAGTTCCCTTCATGAATGCATTTCTAAATGAAGAGGATGAAAAAGACTTTCAGAATCTAAAAATCAAAGCCACCAACTTTACGATCGAGCCACGATTTTACATTGGTGAAGGATACGGAAAAGGATTTTATTTTGCTCCCTATTATCGATATTCTAAAGTCTCTACCAATACTTTTGATTTCAACTACGATTATACAGCGTTCGGGACTACAGTTCCTATACCATTAAAAGGTTTGGGAGATGCAAAAGGAAACAGTGGCGGATTGATGGTAGGCGCGCAGTTTTTCCTTAATAAACAGCACAGTTTTGTATTAGATTTCTGGATCGCAGGAGCACATTATGGATCAGGAAGAGGAGATTTCAGTTTAACGAGCGATATTGTTCTTACTCCTGAAATGCAGGCTCAGCTAAAACAGGAAATCGAAAATCTTGATATTCCGTTTGTAGATTATACGGTAGAAACTAATCCAAATGGCGCAAGAGTAAAGGTAGACGGACCTTGGGCAGGATTTCGTAGCGGCTTCTCTTTGGGATACAGATTTTAA
- a CDS encoding DUF2200 domain-containing protein, giving the protein MQNTRIFTTAFASVYPHYITKAEKKGRTKEEVHQIIFWLTGYDENSFQEVLNNKIDFKTFFADAPQMNSKVALIKGVICGYRVEEIEDELMRNIRYLDKLIDELAKGKKMEKILRS; this is encoded by the coding sequence ATGCAAAACACCAGAATTTTCACAACAGCATTCGCAAGCGTTTATCCGCACTACATCACAAAAGCTGAAAAGAAAGGACGCACGAAAGAAGAAGTTCACCAAATCATTTTTTGGCTTACTGGATATGATGAAAACAGTTTTCAGGAAGTTCTCAATAACAAAATAGATTTCAAAACATTCTTTGCTGATGCTCCACAAATGAATTCGAAGGTTGCGTTGATCAAAGGTGTGATTTGTGGTTATCGGGTAGAAGAGATTGAGGATGAACTGATGCGAAATATCCGTTACCTCGACAAGTTGATTGATGAATTGGCAAAGGGAAAAAAGATGGAAAAAATCCTGAGAAGCTAG
- a CDS encoding ABC transporter ATP-binding protein — protein MKKQDTWAIVKRLFFIGMKFRSWFIFTLIISIILSIVSTYRPYLTMQIVDNDITKLKDKALMMKHIYALVGLVFAETILNFFLVYFSNYISQNVIRDIRERLYNKLIYFRTAFFDKTPIGQLVTRAVGDVETIATVYTDGFLMVFGDVLRIIFVLFMMFQVDVHLSYISLAILPLMVVITRFFQKRLKKAFTDERAWTSTQNSFVQERLAGMPIIQVFNRQQAEFKKFDDINITLKSALLRTVFIFSLFFPVVELISSLFIGFVLFYGGYITISAGVVIAFIQFISMLIRPLRQIADRFNNIQRGIVGAERVLGIMDEEYAMPNNGKVAKNHFNGKIEFKDVRFAYDDKQEVLKGIDFKVNPGETVAIVGATGAGKSTIISLITRLYDINSGEIFIDDVELKDYELYNLRSHIGVVLQDVFLFHGSIFENLAFGDDSVTLEKIKAGAKEIEVDDFIESLPGGYEYVVSERGSSISLGQRQLLSFLRAYLSDPKILILDEATSSIDHESEKLIQRATEKITKNRTSIIIAHRLSTIEKADKIIVMDQGKIVEEGKHLELLDQNGYYATLYKAQLRHEVEVDEKL, from the coding sequence ATGAAAAAACAAGATACTTGGGCAATAGTAAAGAGGCTTTTCTTCATCGGTATGAAGTTTCGTTCCTGGTTTATTTTTACCCTTATTATTTCTATTATACTGTCCATAGTTTCTACTTACAGACCTTATCTCACAATGCAGATCGTAGATAATGACATTACAAAGCTGAAAGATAAAGCCTTGATGATGAAGCATATTTATGCTTTGGTTGGTTTGGTTTTTGCCGAGACGATATTAAATTTCTTTTTGGTTTATTTTTCAAACTATATTTCGCAAAATGTCATCAGAGATATTCGTGAAAGACTTTACAATAAACTCATCTATTTCAGGACAGCATTTTTTGATAAAACTCCGATCGGACAATTAGTAACTCGTGCCGTAGGTGATGTAGAAACCATTGCAACAGTTTACACAGACGGTTTTCTGATGGTTTTCGGAGATGTATTGAGAATTATCTTTGTCCTGTTTATGATGTTTCAGGTTGATGTGCATCTGAGTTATATTTCTTTGGCGATTTTACCTTTAATGGTCGTTATTACAAGGTTTTTTCAAAAAAGATTGAAAAAAGCTTTTACTGATGAAAGAGCGTGGACTTCTACGCAAAACTCTTTCGTGCAGGAAAGATTAGCAGGAATGCCGATTATACAGGTATTCAACAGACAACAAGCTGAGTTTAAAAAGTTTGATGACATTAATATCACCTTGAAAAGTGCTTTGCTGCGAACTGTCTTTATCTTCTCTTTGTTTTTTCCTGTAGTTGAATTGATTTCTTCACTTTTTATTGGTTTCGTGTTGTTTTACGGAGGTTATATTACTATTAGTGCGGGAGTTGTGATCGCGTTTATTCAGTTTATTTCGATGCTGATTCGCCCTCTGAGACAGATTGCAGATCGATTTAATAATATTCAGAGAGGAATTGTGGGTGCCGAAAGAGTTTTAGGAATTATGGATGAAGAGTACGCCATGCCGAATAATGGTAAAGTTGCAAAGAACCATTTCAACGGAAAGATAGAATTTAAGGATGTTCGTTTCGCTTATGATGACAAGCAGGAGGTTTTAAAAGGTATAGATTTTAAAGTTAACCCCGGAGAAACTGTAGCTATCGTTGGAGCGACCGGAGCAGGAAAATCTACAATTATAAGTTTGATTACGAGATTGTATGATATCAATTCCGGAGAAATTTTCATTGACGATGTTGAGTTGAAAGATTATGAATTATATAATCTGAGAAGTCACATCGGCGTAGTTTTACAAGATGTTTTTTTGTTCCACGGAAGTATTTTTGAGAATCTTGCTTTCGGAGATGATAGTGTAACTTTAGAGAAAATAAAAGCCGGTGCAAAAGAAATCGAAGTGGATGATTTTATCGAAAGTCTTCCTGGCGGTTACGAATATGTTGTGAGCGAAAGAGGGTCGTCTATTTCTCTCGGACAGAGGCAGTTACTGTCTTTCTTGCGTGCTTATCTTTCTGATCCTAAAATTTTAATTCTGGATGAGGCAACCTCTTCAATTGACCACGAAAGTGAAAAACTGATTCAAAGAGCAACTGAAAAAATTACCAAAAACAGAACTTCAATCATTATTGCACACAGACTTTCAACCATCGAAAAAGCTGATAAAATTATTGTAATGGATCAGGGTAAAATCGTTGAAGAAGGAAAGCATCTAGAGCTTCTGGATCAAAACGGCTACTATGCTACTTTATACAAAGCTCAATTGCGACACGAGGTTGAAGTAGACGAAAAATTATAA
- a CDS encoding winged helix-turn-helix domain-containing protein: MLSLIFVICAAFSTEDKYDFDFAKREVLLRRIGHELLLQSGDRTSRVLPVKKIAENEYQISFENELTFQPDSLVNLTKRVLAKDPLANDYIVNVLNCRNSSIAYGYSVSKSKKDDIVACLGRKQLKACYLINIKFQPTGLNTTKSIYFFGGLSFLALIGFVLLRPKSLKSRKDLPENQQTDLFTLGSVLFDAKNRKLIIDDKTIDLTATESRVLFIFASSPNEIIERSRLQKEIWEDDGVIVGRSLDMFISKLRKKLEIDPNIKIVVIRGKGYRLEINS; encoded by the coding sequence ATGCTCTCACTGATCTTTGTCATTTGTGCCGCTTTCAGCACGGAGGATAAGTACGACTTTGATTTTGCCAAAAGGGAAGTGTTACTGCGCAGAATAGGACATGAGTTGCTTTTGCAGTCCGGCGATCGTACATCAAGAGTACTTCCGGTAAAAAAGATTGCAGAAAATGAATACCAGATCAGCTTTGAGAACGAACTTACTTTTCAGCCGGATTCTTTGGTAAATCTTACAAAGCGAGTGTTGGCAAAAGATCCGCTTGCAAATGATTATATCGTTAATGTTTTGAACTGTCGCAACTCCAGTATAGCTTACGGATATTCTGTATCGAAGAGTAAAAAAGATGATATTGTAGCCTGCTTGGGAAGAAAACAACTCAAGGCTTGTTATCTGATCAACATCAAATTTCAACCAACAGGACTCAACACAACAAAGAGCATTTACTTTTTTGGCGGTCTGTCATTTTTAGCATTGATAGGTTTTGTTTTATTAAGACCTAAATCTTTAAAATCAAGAAAAGATTTACCTGAAAATCAGCAAACTGATCTGTTCACTCTAGGCTCGGTATTGTTTGATGCAAAAAACAGAAAGCTCATCATTGATGATAAAACCATAGACCTTACCGCAACGGAAAGTCGGGTATTGTTCATTTTCGCATCATCACCAAACGAAATCATCGAGAGAAGCCGACTGCAAAAAGAAATCTGGGAAGATGATGGTGTCATTGTAGGTAGAAGTCTGGATATGTTCATCTCAAAACTCAGAAAAAAACTGGAGATTGATCCGAATATTAAAATTGTGGTGATTCGTGGAAAAGGGTACAGGCTGGAAATTAATTCTTAA
- a CDS encoding T9SS type A sorting domain-containing protein encodes MKATLFFLLTSATILSAQTTITKAFNDPVIGETINNVNVNGTVNNSATGNNATFSNSSLTAGSASATNYSAPTSSEISTFPGSTIKMTGGGNTVYYKQTATKLEITGLVTPDATLNFSGNNGTFISYPAAFGYSESDTASGTFSATAGSGNFSGTINITADAAGTLLIGAKTYTNVLRIKSIQNFSLTVFGLPVGSVVNTAYTYYDSAHKFPLLSTTNAVITVQGTPQTTNVAQALNETFLSVSDIVKKDRFKIYPNPSHDFIEFKGEISDYSKANIYSLDGKLIKTSDLKAGKITISDLPASAYFIKFSGNKSQSESIKFIKN; translated from the coding sequence ATGAAAGCAACTTTATTTTTTTTACTGACTTCAGCTACGATTCTTTCTGCTCAAACTACGATTACCAAAGCTTTTAATGATCCAGTTATTGGTGAAACCATCAATAATGTTAACGTCAACGGAACGGTTAATAATTCAGCAACCGGTAATAATGCAACGTTTTCAAATAGCAGCCTGACAGCAGGTTCTGCATCTGCTACCAATTATTCAGCACCAACTTCCAGCGAAATATCTACTTTTCCGGGAAGTACAATAAAAATGACAGGTGGCGGAAACACGGTTTATTACAAACAAACTGCAACAAAATTGGAAATTACCGGATTGGTAACTCCTGATGCCACACTGAATTTCTCTGGCAACAACGGCACTTTTATCAGCTATCCTGCAGCATTCGGATATTCGGAGAGCGATACCGCATCCGGTACGTTTTCGGCGACAGCAGGTTCAGGAAATTTTAGCGGAACCATCAATATTACCGCTGATGCAGCAGGAACTCTGTTGATTGGCGCAAAAACATATACCAATGTTTTGAGAATAAAATCGATACAGAATTTTTCCCTTACCGTATTTGGTTTACCGGTAGGAAGTGTAGTTAATACTGCTTACACCTACTACGACAGTGCGCATAAATTCCCATTATTGAGCACAACCAACGCTGTAATAACTGTACAGGGAACACCACAGACAACCAATGTTGCACAGGCTTTAAACGAAACATTTTTATCTGTATCAGATATTGTAAAGAAAGACCGTTTCAAAATTTACCCAAATCCTTCACATGATTTTATTGAATTTAAAGGTGAAATTTCGGACTATTCTAAAGCTAATATCTACAGTCTAGACGGTAAACTGATAAAAACTTCAGATTTAAAAGCAGGAAAAATCACTATTTCAGATCTACCAGCTTCTGCTTATTTTATTAAATTTTCAGGAAATAAATCTCAATCTGAAAGCATAAAGTTCATTAAAAACTAA
- a CDS encoding DUF1801 domain-containing protein yields the protein MAKANKTNETEVSVTEFINSYVDNEQKKADSFQLIKLMSEWSGFSPKMWGPTIIGFGSYHYKYASGHEGDNLIIGFSPRKAEFSLYVYSPTEENNSLLNDLGKFKMGKACIYIKKLSDINIEILEKLCKSTIANSKENQENTF from the coding sequence ATGGCTAAAGCAAACAAAACTAACGAAACAGAAGTCAGCGTAACCGAATTTATCAATTCTTATGTTGACAACGAACAGAAGAAAGCAGACAGTTTTCAGCTTATTAAATTGATGAGCGAGTGGTCAGGATTTTCGCCAAAAATGTGGGGACCAACAATTATTGGATTTGGCTCTTATCATTATAAATATGCAAGTGGACATGAAGGCGATAACTTAATAATCGGATTTTCACCCCGAAAAGCTGAATTTTCTCTGTATGTTTATTCTCCTACTGAAGAAAACAATTCTTTATTAAATGATTTAGGAAAATTTAAAATGGGAAAAGCCTGCATTTACATCAAGAAGCTGTCAGACATCAATATTGAAATTTTAGAAAAACTTTGTAAATCGACAATTGCAAATAGTAAAGAAAATCAAGAAAACACCTTTTAA
- a CDS encoding FEKKY domain-containing protein: MKTFNSFILIVLVSSSFLASAQTTELSTLKNVKNDHQTGKTQNSDKPLHFIQFGIMSKNHDEFKNKYGIAVNYQNCVISKYMAGKAKENNQIVAKNLTAKYGNTWKKDLGFTPYGL; encoded by the coding sequence ATGAAGACATTCAATTCATTTATACTGATTGTTTTAGTAAGCAGTTCTTTTCTGGCTTCAGCACAAACCACTGAACTTAGTACACTGAAGAACGTAAAAAATGATCATCAAACCGGGAAAACACAAAATTCTGACAAACCGCTGCACTTCATCCAGTTTGGGATCATGTCTAAAAACCATGACGAATTTAAAAACAAATATGGAATTGCTGTAAACTACCAAAATTGCGTAATCAGTAAATACATGGCTGGAAAAGCCAAAGAAAACAATCAGATTGTCGCCAAAAACCTCACAGCAAAATACGGAAATACTTGGAAAAAAGATTTAGGATTTACACCTTATGGTTTATAA